One Bacteroidota bacterium genomic window carries:
- a CDS encoding outer membrane beta-barrel protein — MKKQSISFAILIAMFFMTENLYSQGNFSLHAGPSFAISDFGDDDIDDDDAGGAGVGLNIGGKYTFKLNDKGLGLYLGADFNYNGLKSSYKDDIEDELDDMGADIDITYFKYINVPITAGLNFTFKANDQVSLFGDLGLGADFFKVTNMTMEADNEELEFNYKLSTQLAYKIGGGLLIQDKYIIGLHYNGLGEHNVKGEMKYDGDTEDLDDTKLKVDILTLTFGVRF, encoded by the coding sequence ATGAAAAAACAATCGATTTCTTTTGCAATTTTAATTGCTATGTTTTTTATGACTGAGAATTTATATTCTCAAGGTAATTTCTCTTTACATGCTGGACCATCTTTTGCAATTTCCGATTTTGGAGATGACGATATTGATGATGACGATGCTGGTGGAGCTGGTGTTGGCTTAAATATTGGAGGTAAATATACATTTAAGCTAAATGATAAAGGATTAGGATTGTATTTAGGTGCTGATTTTAATTATAATGGTTTAAAAAGTAGCTACAAAGACGATATTGAAGATGAGTTAGATGATATGGGTGCTGATATTGATATTACATATTTCAAGTATATTAATGTTCCAATTACCGCAGGATTAAATTTTACATTTAAGGCTAATGACCAAGTTTCTCTTTTTGGTGATTTAGGTCTTGGTGCTGATTTTTTTAAGGTTACTAATATGACAATGGAAGCAGATAATGAGGAACTTGAATTTAATTACAAATTATCAACTCAACTTGCTTACAAAATTGGAGGCGGTCTTTTAATTCAAGATAAATATATAATTGGCTTACATTATAATGGATTAGGTGAACATAATGTTAAAGGTGAAATGAAATATGATGGAGATACTGAAGATTTAGATGATACAAAACTAAAAGTCGATATTTTAACTCTGACTTTTGGAGTAAGATTTTAA